From Pleurocapsa sp. PCC 7319:
TAAAGTATTTTTTTATGTAAGTAGAATTTATTTATTCTGAAAGTTCACTAGCTGAAAAACACGAATATACTAGTCAATTTCTGGGTGATTATTTCTTTTTAACAAAAGCTTTAAGCTCTAAGCTCTAAGCTAGAGGATTTAAGTCCCCTCTTCTACCTTGAAGAGGTGAAGAGATTAGAGTAATTAGTAGTTAAATCTACTAATTAATTAGCTGATAGCCGATGGCTTATAGCTTACCGCGAAGCGGTTTAAGACTTCTTTTTTTTATACAATTTAGCTTTTTTCCAAGGACGACTATGATAAATTGTCATTAAAAAGATAGCTAATCTGGACAATAAAGTGACGGATTGATGATAATCATCAATAAATTTCTTAGCTTCTGGTTTTTCAACTTCATTAAACAAATAATAGCTAGAACCCCTGGCAAATAAGCGATTAGTGAATTTAACTAACTTTGGGAATTTGGACCGTAGCAGATATGCTGCGACTATTTGATTGCGAGCTTTTCGCCGTCTAAATTTTTGTCCTTGTTTGAGAGTACCATCATTAGTACTGTGTATTCCCTGAATAGTTAATTCTCGATTAAGAAAAAAACCTGGACTTAGATAGAGAGAACTATAAGTTAAGTATCGATCTGCAGCTTGTTTGAGAATCTCTGGCATGGGTAAGATTTGTTGTAAGAGACTGCGTCGAAAACACAGAGCAGATGTTGACGGTGGATAAAATGACAGTCCACCTTTTTGAAGTTGTGTCCGATAATCGCAGAGAGTTGAGAAATCTTCTTCTAATTCGGGAAAGGCACGGGTGATACCGAGAAATTCTTCTGTCTTAGTATTAACTAATTTGAGAGGATGAAAACACCACCCAATTTCTGAATAAGAATTAAAAATTTTAATAACTTGAGCTACTTTTTCTGGGAGAAAGCGATCGTCAGCATCTAAACAACAAATAATTTCTCCTTGAGAAGCTGAAAAACCGGCATTAAAGGTAGAAGCATGATCTCCATTTTGCTTTAATATGGGAACTATTTTGTCGCCATAGTTATGGATAATTTCTTGAGAATTATCGGTGGAACCATCATCGACGACAATAACTTCCAGAGGGGAGTAAGTTTGATTTAAGGCACTTTCAATTGCTTTAGGTAGAAAGCGATCGT
This genomic window contains:
- a CDS encoding glycosyltransferase family A protein, which gives rise to MVKQPLVSILINNYNYDRFLPKAIESALNQTYSPLEVIVVDDGSTDNSQEIIHNYGDKIVPILKQNGDHASTFNAGFSASQGEIICCLDADDRFLPEKVAQVIKIFNSYSEIGWCFHPLKLVNTKTEEFLGITRAFPELEEDFSTLCDYRTQLQKGGLSFYPPSTSALCFRRSLLQQILPMPEILKQAADRYLTYSSLYLSPGFFLNRELTIQGIHSTNDGTLKQGQKFRRRKARNQIVAAYLLRSKFPKLVKFTNRLFARGSSYYLFNEVEKPEAKKFIDDYHQSVTLLSRLAIFLMTIYHSRPWKKAKLYKKKKS